Proteins co-encoded in one Acidobacteriota bacterium genomic window:
- a CDS encoding VWA domain-containing protein produces the protein MRRSPLFLSFQILGLCVVFATAISAQTVKPAPTATPPGDDTGSTKVFEVRLPVTVTDKKNLVSGLTKNDFLIFEDGVQQEVTFFSDEKTNPPVYVGVLMDTSPSAAGKINFSKEAAKNFIFTVTRLRKDKAAFMTFDHEVTLQQDFTDKLDLLDRAVDKVKKPGSQTAMYDAVWQFTDEKLRNVPGRRVIVIITDGDDTFSRAELKDAIDIAQRTETTIFGISTKAGFLGTVPGVEAGTVKDKGDKLLTQLCEDTGGEAFFTGDMIELERAFTRISQELRSQYLVTYKPANQNYDGRERKIEVKLADKEKAGKYKIRTKSSYRQIKDTLK, from the coding sequence ATGAGAAGATCGCCGCTTTTTCTTTCATTCCAGATCCTGGGCCTGTGCGTCGTTTTTGCAACGGCCATTTCGGCCCAAACCGTGAAACCCGCTCCGACCGCAACTCCGCCGGGCGATGATACAGGTTCAACCAAGGTTTTTGAAGTTCGGCTTCCGGTCACGGTCACAGATAAGAAAAATCTCGTTAGTGGTCTGACGAAAAATGACTTTCTGATCTTCGAAGATGGCGTGCAGCAAGAGGTGACCTTTTTCTCGGACGAGAAAACAAATCCGCCTGTTTACGTTGGCGTTCTAATGGATACTTCACCGTCTGCTGCGGGCAAGATCAATTTTTCTAAAGAAGCGGCCAAAAATTTCATTTTCACCGTGACAAGGCTGCGAAAGGATAAAGCCGCGTTCATGACCTTCGACCACGAAGTGACGCTACAGCAAGATTTTACTGACAAACTTGATCTGCTCGACCGTGCCGTCGATAAAGTGAAGAAACCCGGATCGCAGACCGCGATGTACGACGCGGTCTGGCAGTTTACTGACGAAAAGCTGAGAAACGTTCCGGGTCGCCGCGTCATCGTTATCATCACCGATGGAGACGATACGTTCAGCCGAGCTGAGCTAAAAGATGCGATCGATATCGCCCAGCGAACCGAGACAACCATTTTCGGCATCTCTACAAAAGCCGGTTTCCTGGGAACAGTTCCCGGCGTTGAGGCTGGAACGGTCAAGGATAAGGGTGACAAATTGTTGACGCAGCTCTGCGAAGACACGGGCGGTGAAGCGTTCTTCACCGGCGACATGATCGAGTTGGAGCGGGCATTTACCAGAATTTCCCAGGAATTGCGATCGCAGTATCTCGTGACATACAAGCCAGCCAATCAGAATTACGATGGCCGTGAACGTAAGATCGAGGTGAAACTTGCGGATAAGGAAAAGGCCGGCAAATACAAGATACGCACGAAATCGAGCTATCGGCAGATCAAAGATACGTTGAAGTAG
- a CDS encoding histidine phosphatase family protein — MIGLNYLLGREIVPYMRTWLLLIAALLFFALADASAQTNKTIVLVRHAEKMPPVDTDKGDPDLSPEGRQRAERLAKVLKKYKPHEIFATDYKRTKQTVEPIAKKRNKEIQTYDPTKQADLVAKIMPTKTDHYLIVGHSNTIPALANLLAKKELFRNLLDTEYGVFWVIRMKKGVVTKVEMFPY; from the coding sequence ATGATCGGACTTAACTATTTGTTGGGAAGAGAGATAGTTCCTTATATGAGAACCTGGCTTTTGTTGATCGCCGCGCTTCTGTTTTTTGCCTTGGCTGACGCTTCAGCTCAAACAAACAAAACCATCGTCCTCGTCCGTCATGCTGAGAAAATGCCGCCGGTCGATACCGATAAGGGCGATCCGGATCTGTCGCCTGAGGGCCGACAGCGGGCTGAGCGGCTCGCAAAGGTTCTGAAGAAATATAAACCACACGAAATATTCGCTACCGACTATAAGCGGACGAAACAAACTGTGGAACCGATCGCGAAAAAGCGAAATAAAGAGATCCAGACCTATGATCCAACAAAACAGGCTGATCTCGTCGCCAAGATAATGCCGACCAAGACCGATCATTACCTCATCGTCGGCCATAGCAATACGATCCCGGCGCTCGCTAATCTTTTGGCGAAAAAGGAGCTATTCCGAAATCTGCTCGATACTGAATACGGCGTGTTTTGGGTGATCCGCATGAAAAAAGGCGTCGTCACAAAGGTTGAGATGTTCCCGTACTAA
- a CDS encoding VOC family protein: protein MEIPKGHQAVMPYLMMEDATGFIEFIKTVFDADITHESMRDDIVGHCEAQIGGCTVMFSNSRDQWTPQTANMFVYVENADETYAKAVANGSEIIMPPDDQDYGRSCGVKDPFGNTWWITSVATS, encoded by the coding sequence ATGGAAATACCAAAAGGACATCAGGCGGTAATGCCGTATTTAATGATGGAGGACGCCACGGGCTTCATCGAGTTTATCAAGACGGTTTTTGACGCCGACATCACGCACGAAAGTATGCGAGACGACATCGTCGGCCATTGCGAGGCTCAGATCGGCGGCTGTACGGTCATGTTCTCAAACAGCCGAGATCAATGGACGCCGCAGACGGCAAACATGTTCGTCTATGTCGAGAACGCGGACGAAACATATGCCAAAGCCGTTGCAAACGGATCAGAGATCATCATGCCGCCAGACGACCAGGACTACGGCCGAAGCTGCGGCGTTAAAGATCCGTTCGGGAATACTTGGTGGATCACGTCGGTTGCGACGTCCTAA
- a CDS encoding VOC family protein, whose amino-acid sequence MSVPDYYQPIMPYLVVEKADEFIEFIKAVFDAEEKLIVRHPDESLMHAEFSLNGGTILLGQASEAWPPFPAPMYLVTEKVDELYSKAVENGAMGNQEPGERGYGRSAGFVDQFGNQWWLNWPEHG is encoded by the coding sequence ATGAGCGTTCCCGACTATTACCAACCCATAATGCCGTATCTCGTTGTTGAGAAAGCGGACGAGTTTATCGAGTTTATCAAAGCGGTTTTCGATGCCGAGGAGAAGCTGATCGTGCGGCATCCGGATGAATCGCTTATGCATGCCGAGTTTAGCCTAAATGGCGGGACGATCCTGCTCGGGCAGGCGAGCGAGGCCTGGCCGCCGTTTCCGGCTCCGATGTATTTGGTGACGGAAAAAGTTGATGAACTCTACTCTAAGGCCGTTGAAAATGGTGCGATGGGCAACCAAGAACCGGGTGAGCGCGGATATGGGCGTTCGGCCGGCTTCGTTGATCAATTTGGCAACCAGTGGTGGCTGAATTGGCCGGAACACGGTTGA
- the proB gene encoding glutamate 5-kinase: protein MKKKLVLKIGTSTLTSGTKLISRGKIEDIGRQILELRDEYDIVLVSSGAIAAAKQYINIKDSGKPVESKQAMAAIGQPLLMRIYNEVFSDFGIPTAQCLMTYRDFENETSRQNTLNTITELLKYNYLPIINENDTTSVEEILLGDNDKLSALVATLIHADLLVLASDIDGVFDKNPHLHTDAKLIAEINDIDEARSLVEERDSGLGTGGMNSKLEAAMICQHANTETWIVNGGVPNFMVNALAGKIPYTKFTTS from the coding sequence ATGAAGAAAAAGTTAGTCCTAAAAATAGGAACATCAACGCTCACGAGCGGTACAAAACTGATCTCTCGCGGTAAGATCGAGGACATCGGCCGGCAGATATTGGAATTGCGCGACGAGTACGACATCGTGCTCGTCTCATCCGGTGCGATCGCTGCGGCGAAGCAGTACATCAATATCAAAGACAGCGGAAAACCGGTGGAATCGAAACAAGCTATGGCCGCGATCGGCCAGCCGCTTTTGATGCGGATATACAACGAGGTCTTTAGTGATTTTGGCATTCCAACCGCCCAATGCTTGATGACGTATCGTGATTTTGAGAATGAAACTTCGCGGCAAAACACTCTTAATACGATCACCGAACTACTCAAATACAACTACCTACCGATCATCAACGAAAACGACACCACCTCGGTCGAAGAGATCCTGCTCGGCGATAACGACAAACTCTCAGCCCTCGTCGCGACGCTAATTCACGCCGATCTACTCGTGCTCGCGAGCGACATCGACGGAGTTTTTGACAAGAACCCTCACCTTCACACAGATGCGAAACTTATCGCTGAAATAAATGATATTGACGAAGCCCGCAGCCTCGTCGAAGAACGCGATTCCGGCCTCGGAACCGGCGGGATGAATTCTAAGCTTGAAGCAGCGATGATCTGCCAGCACGCAAATACCGAGACATGGATCGTAAACGGCGGCGTTCCCAACTTTATGGTCAACGCCCTCGCGGGCAAGATCCCGTACACAAAATTTACTACTTCATGA
- a CDS encoding phosphomannomutase/phosphoglucomutase, whose product MDPNIFREYDIRGIVGQQLTDEIVATLARAIGTFLRNNGAKRIAIGFDARESSPRYCQILTRGLNASGCDVVQIGMVPTPVLYHTTFTQNVDGGVMITGSHNPADHNGFKVSLETASLFGSQIREIRDIALAGQFETGNGAVETIEVLDEYCRDIASRVNLGNRRLKVVVDAGNGMGGVTAVPVYKSLGVEVVELYAEPDSTFPNHHADPTVEENLHDLVAVVRENKADIGIAFDGDGDRIGVVDETGRIIWGDELMIPISRSVLAENPGATIISEVKCTQTLFDDIEKHGGKPLMWKAGHSIIKAKMKETGALLAGEMSGHIFFADRFYGFDDATYAGARLIEMLSNTDEPFSHFFAGLPKTYATPELRMPCPDDIKFDVVDRIADYFAREHNVITIDGARIQFEHGWGLVRPSNTQAILVLRFEADTDEELKEIRNVVETKVADFIKAS is encoded by the coding sequence ATGGATCCAAACATTTTTAGGGAATACGATATCCGCGGCATCGTCGGCCAACAACTTACCGACGAAATCGTCGCAACTCTCGCCCGCGCGATCGGCACTTTCCTGCGAAACAACGGAGCGAAACGCATAGCGATCGGCTTTGACGCACGCGAAAGCTCACCCAGATATTGCCAGATACTGACGCGTGGCTTGAATGCCTCGGGCTGCGATGTTGTGCAGATCGGAATGGTTCCGACGCCGGTTTTATACCACACAACATTTACACAAAACGTTGACGGCGGCGTTATGATCACGGGCTCGCACAACCCGGCCGATCATAACGGATTTAAGGTAAGTCTCGAAACGGCATCCCTTTTTGGGTCACAGATACGTGAGATCAGAGATATTGCGCTCGCCGGTCAATTCGAGACGGGAAACGGTGCGGTCGAGACAATCGAGGTTCTCGACGAATATTGCCGAGATATCGCATCGCGAGTTAATCTCGGAAACCGCAGGCTGAAAGTCGTTGTCGATGCCGGAAATGGAATGGGCGGCGTTACGGCCGTTCCGGTTTATAAATCTCTTGGAGTCGAGGTTGTCGAACTATACGCCGAACCCGATTCAACCTTCCCAAATCACCACGCAGATCCTACTGTCGAAGAAAATCTCCACGATCTGGTCGCCGTTGTTCGGGAAAATAAGGCAGATATTGGCATTGCCTTCGACGGCGATGGAGACCGAATAGGCGTCGTTGACGAAACCGGCCGGATCATCTGGGGCGACGAACTGATGATACCGATCTCGCGTTCCGTCCTCGCCGAGAACCCGGGGGCAACTATCATCTCCGAAGTAAAATGCACCCAAACGCTCTTCGACGATATCGAAAAACACGGCGGCAAACCTCTGATGTGGAAAGCCGGCCACTCGATCATCAAAGCCAAGATGAAAGAGACCGGTGCTCTGTTAGCCGGAGAAATGAGCGGCCATATCTTCTTTGCTGACAGATTCTACGGTTTCGACGATGCGACGTATGCCGGAGCTAGGCTAATCGAAATGCTCTCGAACACCGATGAGCCTTTCTCACACTTCTTTGCCGGCCTTCCAAAAACCTACGCCACTCCCGAACTGCGAATGCCTTGCCCCGACGACATAAAATTCGATGTCGTAGACCGCATAGCCGATTACTTCGCCCGTGAGCACAATGTAATTACTATCGACGGAGCTAGGATTCAGTTCGAGCATGGCTGGGGTTTGGTGAGGCCTTCGAACACTCAAGCGATCCTCGTTTTGCGGTTTGAAGCCGACACCGACGAGGAGCTTAAAGAAATACGAAATGTAGTCGAGACAAAAGTCGCGGATTTTATCAAGGCATCTTAA
- a CDS encoding VWA domain-containing protein yields the protein MISRNRILAALTAVFSLVWLIGFAEADAQQAPPNPQTKSATPTPTATPPPVDDPEVIKIDSDVVNILFTAQDKNRRLLTTLGQGDVKLLENGEPQEIVAFSRQVDLPLSLAILIDVSASQERTLPEEKLAAISFLETVIRPAKDEVCVVSFTGEATLEQGMTNNMQRLRRAVSAVRFNPPSGYIGGGVIAGTPPISGDNQAVQGSTAIWDAIWVTSDEILGPAPERTRRAIILLSDGVNTFGKKKLDDAVQAALRSEAVIYSIGIGDNFYSGVDKGSLNKISERTGGRAYYPRDEGELRDAFKQIQDEMRSQYLIAYEPTNQNRDGSYRKIEIQVTNPKLKDEKVKVTHRQGYFAKTQKK from the coding sequence ATGATTTCGAGAAACAGGATCCTGGCCGCGCTGACAGCAGTTTTTTCGCTGGTTTGGCTGATCGGGTTTGCTGAGGCCGACGCCCAGCAAGCTCCGCCTAATCCTCAGACGAAGTCGGCAACACCAACGCCGACCGCAACGCCTCCGCCGGTCGACGATCCCGAAGTGATCAAGATCGACAGCGACGTCGTAAACATTCTGTTTACCGCTCAGGATAAGAACCGCCGTCTGCTAACGACCCTCGGCCAGGGCGATGTCAAACTGCTCGAAAACGGCGAGCCGCAAGAGATCGTTGCCTTTTCACGGCAGGTCGATCTGCCGCTGAGCCTCGCGATCCTGATCGATGTTAGTGCTTCGCAGGAGCGAACGCTGCCGGAGGAGAAACTGGCGGCTATTTCTTTCCTTGAAACTGTAATTCGCCCCGCAAAAGACGAGGTCTGCGTCGTATCCTTTACGGGCGAAGCCACGCTCGAACAGGGAATGACAAACAATATGCAGCGGCTTCGCCGAGCGGTGAGCGCCGTGCGTTTCAATCCGCCCTCAGGCTATATTGGCGGCGGCGTTATCGCTGGAACACCACCGATCTCAGGCGATAATCAGGCCGTGCAGGGCTCGACCGCGATCTGGGATGCGATCTGGGTCACGTCGGACGAAATCCTTGGACCCGCGCCGGAACGCACACGCCGGGCGATCATCCTGCTTAGCGATGGCGTCAATACATTCGGCAAAAAGAAGCTGGATGACGCCGTTCAGGCGGCTCTTAGATCAGAGGCGGTCATCTACTCGATCGGTATCGGCGATAACTTCTACAGCGGCGTGGATAAAGGCTCACTAAACAAGATCTCGGAACGAACCGGCGGACGCGCATATTACCCAAGGGACGAAGGCGAATTGCGGGATGCATTCAAACAGATCCAGGACGAGATGCGGTCTCAATATTTGATTGCCTACGAACCAACGAATCAGAATCGTGACGGATCGTACCGAAAGATCGAGATCCAGGTGACGAACCCGAAACTAAAGGACGAAAAGGTAAAAGTAACGCATCGGCAAGGCTATTTTGCCAAGACGCAGAAAAAATAA
- a CDS encoding serine hydrolase — MKSTKPIGNLITLFLLFASLSLTSLAQTGAAPGIDAKVDEYLNAYWNVKKIGGSVLVARGGKVLVSKGFGFANAETKTQNAPALRYRLGSLTKQFTAAAVMLLQEKGKLSVQDNACKYLDNCPEAWKAITIHQLLTHTAGVPNFTALPEWRTKKSEDLSTVQVLDLVRSLPLKFAPGSDFEYSNTGYLMLGLIIEKASGKRYSEFLKANIFEPLKMPDSGYDDGKQAGKNFAVGYSKKGSDNVVADVINMKAPFSAGALYSTTADMLRWSEALNSEKLLSKKSLDIIFTPEKRNYGYGWGMGPWNRRSMQSHTGGIDGFNTYITRIPADNSVVIVLLNNTAGMANVIGNDLLAILYGEKYELPKERKEISLNPAAEDIYVGTYTVAPGLSFVIGKGGNGLTFLPPGQPRAVEMFAESETTFFLKVVDATITFVKNAEGKVTGLEYNQAGRTTRAKKQE; from the coding sequence ATGAAATCGACAAAGCCTATCGGAAATCTAATAACGCTCTTTCTCCTGTTTGCATCGCTCAGCCTCACGAGTTTGGCCCAAACGGGGGCGGCTCCCGGCATTGATGCGAAAGTTGATGAGTATCTTAACGCGTACTGGAACGTGAAAAAAATTGGCGGCTCGGTCCTAGTTGCTCGCGGCGGCAAGGTTCTGGTGAGCAAGGGGTTCGGCTTCGCAAATGCCGAAACAAAAACACAGAACGCTCCGGCCCTGAGATATCGTCTCGGATCCCTGACAAAGCAGTTCACGGCGGCGGCCGTCATGTTGTTGCAGGAGAAAGGAAAACTCAGTGTTCAGGATAACGCCTGCAAATATCTCGACAATTGCCCCGAGGCGTGGAAGGCGATAACGATCCACCAACTGCTGACGCACACCGCAGGAGTACCTAATTTCACCGCTCTTCCCGAATGGCGGACTAAGAAGAGTGAAGATCTCTCGACTGTTCAGGTTCTCGATCTAGTGCGATCTTTGCCCCTGAAATTTGCTCCCGGCAGCGATTTTGAATACTCGAACACCGGCTATTTGATGCTCGGTTTGATTATCGAGAAAGCTTCTGGCAAAAGGTATTCAGAGTTTCTCAAAGCCAATATTTTCGAGCCGCTAAAAATGCCCGACAGCGGTTACGACGACGGGAAACAGGCTGGCAAGAACTTCGCGGTCGGCTATTCGAAAAAGGGCAGTGACAATGTCGTTGCGGATGTGATCAACATGAAGGCTCCGTTTTCCGCCGGAGCATTGTATTCCACGACCGCCGACATGCTGCGTTGGAGCGAGGCTCTGAATTCTGAAAAATTGCTGTCGAAAAAGTCGCTCGACATAATTTTCACGCCCGAAAAACGAAACTACGGTTACGGCTGGGGAATGGGCCCTTGGAACCGCCGCTCAATGCAATCGCATACCGGCGGCATCGATGGGTTTAACACCTATATTACTCGCATTCCGGCTGATAATTCGGTTGTAATTGTCCTGCTCAACAACACAGCGGGAATGGCAAATGTCATTGGCAACGACCTGCTCGCGATCCTCTATGGAGAGAAATACGAGCTACCCAAAGAACGTAAGGAGATCTCGCTCAATCCCGCAGCGGAAGATATTTACGTTGGTACCTACACTGTAGCCCCAGGACTATCATTTGTTATCGGCAAGGGCGGAAATGGGTTAACCTTTCTCCCGCCTGGACAACCGCGAGCGGTAGAAATGTTTGCAGAGAGCGAGACAACTTTCTTTCTGAAGGTCGTTGATGCGACGATCACGTTCGTCAAGAATGCAGAGGGTAAGGTTACCGGCCTTGAATATAATCAGGCGGGACGAACTACACGAGCTAAGAAACAGGAATGA
- a CDS encoding type II toxin-antitoxin system RelE/ParE family toxin produces the protein MTGLTGVFRVVVIRDYRMIFSIDAENIFLLRIGHRREIYRGLEL, from the coding sequence ATGACTGGATTAACCGGGGTTTTCCGGGTGGTAGTAATACGTGATTATCGAATGATCTTCTCCATAGATGCTGAGAACATCTTCTTGTTGAGGATCGGTCATCGCCGCGAGATCTATAGAGGTTTAGAGCTATGA
- a CDS encoding FAD-binding protein, protein MFESIHFKSHGRQTTAASNPNVLEKLRAIVGAENVIVDPEKVEPYGADAVKEKFPPEAVVFPGSTAQMVEILKLANEFLFPVTARGGGVGYTGGAVPVDGGIVIGTDRMNRIIEINADDLYAICQPGITTFELQQAVEKQGLMFAPDPASYKDSFIGGNIAENAGGMRTPKYGVTKHHVLGMEVVTATGEIIRTGGKTVKNVVGFDLTGLMCGSEGMLGIITEATLKLLPMPEATSTVRANFRSMESACKVLTKFTPEGLLPMAMEVIDKFCVAAVEENFAFGLSKEAEAILLVAVDGSREEVEKNALTIERIIAENGGFDILRAKSKEEEDKLWDVRRAISPSLMKYGTLKINEDVVVPRSRVPELVAAVEQIGKKHGTFVANFGHAGDGNIHVNFMCDRDDPDSIERARKCVSETFQLSVELGGTISGEHGIGYVKSQYMHYAIDKPTLEVMKGIKKVFDPNGILNPGKMFV, encoded by the coding sequence ATGTTCGAATCGATCCATTTCAAATCACACGGCCGGCAAACGACCGCCGCCTCAAACCCGAACGTTTTAGAGAAGCTGCGAGCGATCGTTGGCGCAGAAAATGTGATCGTCGATCCCGAAAAGGTAGAGCCCTACGGAGCTGATGCTGTTAAGGAGAAGTTTCCGCCGGAGGCGGTTGTTTTCCCGGGATCGACAGCCCAGATGGTCGAGATATTGAAACTCGCCAACGAATTTTTGTTTCCCGTAACTGCCCGCGGCGGCGGGGTCGGTTACACAGGCGGAGCCGTCCCGGTTGATGGCGGGATCGTGATCGGGACCGACCGGATGAATAGGATCATCGAGATCAATGCCGACGATCTCTACGCGATCTGCCAGCCGGGAATTACGACGTTTGAATTACAGCAAGCGGTTGAAAAGCAGGGATTGATGTTCGCTCCCGATCCTGCATCGTACAAGGACTCGTTTATTGGCGGAAATATTGCGGAAAACGCGGGCGGAATGCGAACGCCGAAATACGGCGTGACGAAACATCACGTTCTGGGCATGGAGGTCGTCACAGCGACGGGCGAGATCATCAGAACCGGCGGCAAGACGGTTAAGAACGTTGTCGGATTCGATCTGACCGGCCTGATGTGCGGCAGCGAGGGGATGCTCGGCATCATCACCGAGGCCACGCTGAAACTGCTCCCGATGCCCGAAGCGACCTCGACCGTGCGGGCAAATTTTCGCTCGATGGAGTCCGCTTGCAAAGTCCTGACCAAATTCACGCCGGAAGGCTTGCTTCCGATGGCAATGGAGGTCATCGACAAGTTTTGCGTGGCGGCTGTTGAGGAGAATTTTGCATTTGGGCTATCGAAGGAGGCTGAGGCGATCTTGCTCGTCGCGGTTGATGGTTCCCGCGAGGAAGTCGAGAAAAATGCGCTCACCATCGAACGCATCATCGCCGAAAACGGCGGATTCGATATTCTGCGTGCCAAATCCAAAGAGGAAGAAGACAAACTTTGGGACGTTCGGCGTGCTATCTCACCATCATTGATGAAATACGGTACGTTGAAAATAAACGAAGATGTCGTGGTTCCACGTTCGCGCGTGCCGGAGCTCGTCGCCGCGGTCGAGCAGATCGGGAAAAAGCACGGCACTTTCGTTGCCAACTTCGGCCACGCGGGCGACGGCAACATCCACGTTAATTTCATGTGCGACCGCGACGACCCAGACTCGATAGAGCGAGCCCGTAAATGTGTGTCCGAAACATTTCAACTCTCAGTCGAACTCGGCGGTACCATCAGCGGCGAACACGGCATCGGCTACGTAAAATCCCAATACATGCACTACGCCATCGACAAACCGACACTCGAGGTCATGAAAGGCATCAAAAAAGTGTTCGACCCTAACGGGATATTGAATCCGGGGAAGATGTTCGTTTAG
- a CDS encoding glutamate-5-semialdehyde dehydrogenase: MNNNSRNSILESLARLLFENKADIVAANKLDVEACPPDNEVILDRLKVSEEKVDTMIASVKSVMNSPDVVGQVISSYVREDGLRIENRRVPFGTILIIYEARPDVSIEAAIIALKAGNKILLKGGKEARNTNLFLAKLWQLALKENDADLEMVQYLDLSREETRSLIRGEFEKFDLVIPRGGEALIDFVLRNSTAPVIVSGRGNNFLYIDSEADFDMAIKIAVNGKQRLSVCNALDKILVNADLPDLDAKTLQLIAALREQNIEIIGDEELVEIDPTVTPIPDEDIWYDEFLSAKIVIGVVASTEEAIETINEYSGGHSAAIVTANSETADRFLNEVDCAAVYHNASTRFTDGGQLGLGAEIAISTQKLHFRGPLGAEHLLTNKWFVYGNGQLRN; encoded by the coding sequence ATGAACAATAATTCAAGGAATAGCATTTTAGAGAGCCTCGCGAGGCTTTTATTCGAAAACAAGGCCGACATTGTCGCCGCCAACAAGCTCGACGTCGAAGCCTGTCCACCCGACAATGAGGTGATCCTCGACCGTCTTAAGGTCAGCGAAGAGAAGGTGGATACGATGATCGCGTCAGTAAAAAGCGTGATGAATTCACCTGACGTTGTTGGGCAGGTGATCTCGTCATATGTTCGCGAGGACGGCCTGCGGATAGAGAATCGCCGCGTTCCTTTCGGCACTATCCTGATCATCTACGAAGCACGTCCCGACGTCTCGATCGAGGCTGCGATCATCGCCCTCAAAGCCGGAAACAAGATCCTGCTCAAAGGCGGCAAGGAAGCTAGAAACACCAATCTGTTTCTCGCGAAACTCTGGCAACTAGCTCTCAAAGAAAATGATGCGGACCTGGAAATGGTTCAGTATCTCGACCTCTCCCGAGAAGAAACGCGGAGCCTGATCCGCGGGGAATTCGAAAAATTCGACCTCGTTATTCCTCGCGGCGGCGAGGCGTTGATAGATTTTGTTCTGCGAAATTCGACAGCTCCGGTGATCGTCAGCGGACGGGGGAACAACTTTCTGTACATCGACAGCGAAGCCGATTTTGACATGGCGATCAAGATAGCCGTCAACGGCAAGCAGCGTCTGAGCGTTTGCAATGCTCTGGATAAGATATTAGTAAATGCGGATCTGCCCGATCTCGATGCCAAAACACTGCAGCTGATCGCTGCCTTGCGTGAGCAGAATATCGAGATCATCGGCGACGAAGAGCTAGTCGAAATAGATCCGACGGTGACGCCGATCCCAGATGAGGACATTTGGTACGACGAGTTTTTGTCCGCAAAGATCGTCATCGGCGTCGTCGCCTCAACGGAGGAAGCGATCGAGACGATCAATGAATACTCCGGCGGGCATTCGGCCGCGATCGTCACGGCAAATAGCGAGACGGCCGATCGATTTCTGAACGAGGTCGATTGCGCAGCGGTATATCATAACGCCTCGACCCGGTTCACCGACGGAGGCCAACTCGGGCTCGGAGCTGAGATCGCGATCTCGACTCAAAAGCTCCATTTCCGCGGCCCGCTCGGAGCAGAGCATTTGCTGACGAATAAATGGTTCGTGTACGGCAACGGGCAGCTAAGGAACTAA
- a CDS encoding LamG domain-containing protein, which produces MRLFSILLILVSALAGYAQIGEITRRSVIWKVDNIKKIGGHDVEVMGAPKVVKTDRGKAVVFNGMRDGLFISNNPLAGAYRFTIEAVFRPDAGGEKEQRWLHVEDTENVESRAMLETRLNGNEWFLDTFLKSGDNRMPLFAENFKHQAGRWYHIALVYDGTEMRHYVDGKLELAGKINFKTFGKGITSIGVRQNKVYWFKGAVLKARFTNRPLAPAQFMK; this is translated from the coding sequence ATGCGGCTCTTTTCCATTCTACTCATTCTCGTTTCCGCTTTGGCGGGTTATGCCCAGATTGGTGAAATTACCCGGCGTTCCGTCATCTGGAAAGTCGATAACATCAAAAAGATAGGCGGCCACGACGTCGAAGTAATGGGAGCCCCCAAAGTCGTCAAAACCGACCGCGGCAAAGCTGTTGTTTTTAACGGTATGCGGGATGGGCTATTTATCTCGAACAATCCGCTCGCCGGTGCCTACAGATTTACTATCGAAGCCGTCTTTCGGCCTGACGCTGGTGGTGAAAAAGAGCAGCGGTGGCTGCACGTTGAGGACACGGAAAACGTTGAGAGCCGTGCGATGCTTGAAACCAGGCTGAACGGAAACGAATGGTTTCTAGATACCTTTCTAAAATCCGGCGATAACCGAATGCCGTTATTTGCCGAGAATTTTAAACATCAGGCTGGTCGTTGGTATCATATCGCTCTTGTTTATGATGGCACGGAAATGCGGCATTATGTGGACGGAAAGCTGGAGCTTGCAGGCAAGATCAATTTCAAAACGTTTGGCAAAGGCATTACATCGATCGGCGTTCGCCAGAACAAGGTCTATTGGTTCAAGGGAGCTGTTCTCAAGGCTCGATTTACCAATCGGCCGCTTGCCCCCGCCCAGTTCATGAAGTAG